One genomic segment of Cellulophaga sp. HaHaR_3_176 includes these proteins:
- a CDS encoding glycoside hydrolase family 15 protein, producing MDNLDYGIIGNCRSAALVSKNGSIDWCCLPEFDSPSVFASLLDEKIGGSFGFTVDDTYKINQAYDAETAILITKFTSGEDCFEIHDFMPRYYKDDDTYFSPPELIRYIKLISGAPKFKIVYDPKLEYAQGETKSFIKKDFIASLTHDIKFDTVFLYTSFDKEKVLSGEEIELKENAFFLLAYNEKIFLPTVERVFLDLERTRIYWMDWSLKTPTYSKFDKEIKRSALTLKLLSYDKSGAVLAAATTSLPETIGEVRNWDYRFCWIRDASMVIKVVSELGHKNIAKRYLQFIIDLIPDKDEKLQIMYGINKEKKLTEETLEHLSGYKGSKPVRIGNAAYEQVQNDIYGILMDVIHELISQYSIDIQNGEELWGITKGIVWIVEKHWQEPDKGIWEFRSEDRHFTFSKVLCWTAIDRAIKVAEMLNKQHKIEKWKPLEEKIRKDIMENAWNEEKQAFTQSYGSKHMDASVLLMESYGFIDAKDPKFVSTVLAVEKDLCNDGLMYRYKNEDDFGEPSSSFTICTFWFINSLFKIGQEEKALKHFEQLLSYSNHLGLFSEDIDFKTKRLLGNFPQAYSHLALIECAINFSKKGAEENVLESMRD from the coding sequence ATGGATAATTTAGATTACGGAATAATAGGAAATTGTAGAAGTGCGGCATTAGTTTCTAAGAATGGTTCAATAGACTGGTGTTGTTTACCAGAATTTGATTCACCATCGGTTTTTGCTAGTTTATTAGATGAAAAAATAGGAGGGAGCTTCGGTTTTACTGTTGATGATACTTATAAAATTAACCAAGCTTATGATGCCGAGACAGCTATTTTAATTACAAAATTTACTTCAGGTGAAGATTGTTTTGAAATACATGATTTTATGCCTCGTTATTACAAAGATGATGACACTTATTTTTCTCCACCAGAATTAATTAGATATATAAAACTAATTTCAGGAGCCCCTAAATTTAAAATTGTATATGATCCGAAGTTGGAATATGCACAAGGGGAAACAAAATCTTTTATTAAAAAAGATTTTATAGCGAGTCTTACACACGATATAAAGTTCGATACTGTTTTTTTATATACATCTTTTGATAAAGAGAAAGTATTAAGCGGAGAAGAAATTGAATTAAAAGAAAATGCATTTTTTCTTTTAGCATATAATGAAAAGATATTTTTACCAACAGTAGAGAGAGTTTTTTTAGATTTAGAAAGAACACGTATTTATTGGATGGATTGGTCATTAAAAACACCAACATATAGTAAATTTGATAAAGAAATAAAGCGTAGTGCTTTAACTCTTAAGCTTTTAAGTTATGATAAGTCTGGAGCTGTATTAGCGGCCGCAACAACATCTTTACCAGAAACTATAGGTGAGGTTAGAAATTGGGATTACCGTTTTTGTTGGATAAGAGATGCTTCAATGGTTATAAAAGTAGTATCAGAACTTGGTCATAAAAATATAGCTAAAAGATATTTGCAATTTATAATAGATTTAATACCAGATAAAGATGAGAAGCTCCAAATCATGTATGGTATTAATAAAGAAAAGAAGCTTACAGAAGAAACCTTAGAGCATTTAAGCGGCTATAAAGGCTCTAAACCAGTGAGGATAGGTAATGCTGCTTACGAGCAAGTACAGAACGATATTTATGGTATTTTGATGGATGTTATTCATGAACTAATATCACAATACAGTATAGATATCCAAAATGGAGAAGAACTTTGGGGAATAACGAAAGGTATTGTTTGGATTGTAGAAAAGCACTGGCAAGAACCTGATAAAGGAATTTGGGAATTTAGATCAGAGGATCGGCATTTTACGTTTTCAAAAGTTTTATGTTGGACGGCAATTGATAGAGCAATTAAGGTTGCTGAAATGTTGAACAAACAGCATAAAATAGAAAAGTGGAAACCATTGGAAGAAAAAATCAGAAAAGATATAATGGAAAACGCTTGGAACGAAGAAAAGCAGGCATTTACACAATCGTATGGTTCTAAACATATGGATGCTTCTGTACTTTTAATGGAGTCTTATGGCTTTATTGATGCAAAAGATCCTAAATTTGTGAGTACAGTATTAGCTGTAGAAAAAGATTTATGTAATGATGGCCTTATGTATCGTTATAAAAACGAAGATGATTTTGGAGAGCCTTCGTCATCATTTACAATTTGTACATTCTGGTTTATTAACAGCTTATTTAAAATAGGGCAAGAGGAAAAAGCTTTAAAACATTTTGAACAACTTTTAAGTTATAGCAATCATTTAGGCTTATTTAGTGAAGATATTGATTTTAAGACAAAAAGATTGTTAGGTAATTTCCCGCAAGCATATTCTCATTTGGCGTTAATAGAGTGTGCTATTAATTTTTCTAAAAAAGGTGCAGAAGAGAATGTATTAGAATCTATGAGAGATTAA
- a CDS encoding bifunctional alpha,alpha-trehalose-phosphate synthase (UDP-forming)/trehalose-phosphatase — protein sequence MSKTIIISNRLPVQLQIHNGNINAVPSVGGLATGMKSVHSGGDSLWIGWSGLTDEEIPEELAGDIDKALAEHGSSKVNLTAEEVNGFYFGFSNRTIWPLFHYFLQYSEFELDYWETYKAANQKFADAIIEKANSDDTIWVHDYQLMLVPQMVKEKMPDVSIGFFLHIPFPSYEIFRTLPWRTEILRGLLGADLIGFHTYDYERHFLSSVRRLLGLEVSFNDIYLEDRIIKVDSFPMGIDYKKFSDAAKEHLNRKPEELSELQKRLNAHKVSNPEAKFLLSIDRLDYSKGIAKRLNAFEYFLNKYPQYKEKVRLIILAVPSRSNVPQYKLLKREVDELVGRINGEFSTVSWTPIWYFYRSMPFDNLIDLYTSSDIAWLTPIRDGMNLVAKEYIATRTDKTGVLILSEMAGSANEMNESLLINPNNFEQIADTIKEAINMPIEEQKERNGILQKRLERYNVERWANDFMSSLEIQKESSNVYVSRKLSEKLINSVEKEYKKAKKRLVFLDYDGTLAAFHNDPQKASPDDELYQLLDAISSQENTDMYLISGRDKETFAKWFLPKKYNMIVEHGVWISKNGNEFSMLENVKKDWMEKILPVLESFVDRTPGSFIEEKNYSLAWHYRKTDPDFGQKRATELNTVLTSLIANDDLSVLNGNKVIEIKSSNVNKGRAAMRVYNEADYDFVFAIGDDWTDEFMFQELPESSTTVKVGLQKTSAKYYVDGTKDVREILKRFIIN from the coding sequence ATGAGCAAAACTATCATAATCTCAAATAGACTACCAGTACAATTACAAATTCACAATGGAAATATTAATGCAGTGCCAAGTGTAGGTGGTTTAGCTACAGGAATGAAATCTGTTCATTCTGGTGGAGATAGTCTTTGGATTGGTTGGAGTGGCTTGACAGATGAAGAAATACCTGAAGAATTAGCAGGTGACATTGATAAAGCTTTAGCTGAGCATGGCTCCTCAAAAGTAAATTTAACTGCTGAAGAAGTAAACGGTTTTTATTTTGGTTTTAGTAATAGAACCATATGGCCTTTATTCCATTATTTCTTACAGTATTCTGAATTTGAATTAGATTATTGGGAAACATACAAAGCTGCTAATCAAAAATTTGCAGATGCAATTATAGAAAAGGCTAATTCTGATGATACGATTTGGGTACACGATTACCAATTAATGTTAGTTCCACAAATGGTTAAAGAAAAAATGCCAGATGTATCTATAGGTTTCTTTTTACATATTCCCTTTCCTTCTTATGAAATATTTAGAACACTGCCTTGGCGTACAGAAATTCTAAGAGGGTTACTTGGTGCAGATTTAATTGGTTTTCACACCTATGATTACGAACGTCATTTTTTAAGCTCCGTTAGGCGTTTGTTAGGCTTAGAAGTAAGTTTCAATGATATATACCTTGAAGACAGAATTATAAAAGTAGATTCTTTTCCAATGGGAATCGATTACAAAAAATTTAGTGATGCAGCCAAAGAACATTTAAATAGAAAACCTGAAGAGCTTTCTGAACTTCAGAAAAGATTAAACGCTCACAAAGTTTCTAATCCAGAAGCTAAATTCTTATTATCAATAGATCGTTTAGATTACTCTAAAGGAATCGCCAAACGTTTAAATGCATTTGAATACTTTTTAAACAAATACCCTCAATATAAAGAAAAGGTAAGATTGATAATTCTTGCCGTACCTTCAAGAAGTAATGTCCCCCAATACAAACTTCTTAAAAGAGAAGTTGATGAGTTAGTGGGACGTATTAATGGAGAATTTTCAACTGTTAGTTGGACTCCCATTTGGTATTTCTACAGATCTATGCCTTTTGATAATTTAATAGATTTATATACCTCTTCAGATATTGCTTGGTTGACACCTATTAGAGATGGGATGAACCTAGTCGCTAAAGAATACATTGCTACGAGAACTGACAAAACAGGGGTTTTAATACTTAGTGAGATGGCAGGTTCGGCTAATGAAATGAATGAATCTTTACTAATAAACCCTAATAATTTTGAGCAAATAGCTGATACTATTAAAGAGGCTATAAATATGCCAATTGAAGAGCAGAAAGAAAGAAACGGAATTTTACAAAAACGATTAGAACGCTACAATGTAGAAAGATGGGCTAATGATTTTATGAGTTCTTTAGAAATTCAAAAAGAAAGTAGCAATGTTTATGTTTCTAGAAAATTATCAGAAAAACTAATTAACTCTGTAGAGAAAGAATATAAAAAAGCAAAAAAACGTTTGGTCTTTTTAGATTACGACGGCACACTTGCTGCATTTCATAATGACCCACAAAAAGCAAGTCCTGATGATGAACTTTATCAATTATTAGACGCTATTTCTTCTCAAGAAAATACAGATATGTATTTAATTAGTGGTCGTGATAAAGAAACATTTGCCAAATGGTTTTTGCCTAAAAAATATAATATGATTGTTGAGCATGGCGTTTGGATATCTAAAAATGGAAATGAATTTTCTATGTTAGAAAACGTAAAGAAAGATTGGATGGAAAAAATTCTTCCTGTATTAGAGTCTTTTGTTGATAGAACACCAGGGAGTTTCATTGAAGAGAAAAACTATTCTTTAGCATGGCATTATAGAAAAACGGATCCTGATTTTGGTCAAAAAAGAGCTACAGAACTAAATACCGTATTAACAAGTTTAATTGCAAATGACGATTTAAGTGTTTTAAATGGTAATAAGGTAATTGAAATAAAAAGTAGTAATGTAAATAAAGGGCGTGCAGCCATGCGTGTTTATAACGAAGCAGATTATGATTTTGTTTTTGCTATTGGAGATGATTGGACTGATGAATTTATGTTTCAAGAATTACCTGAATCTTCAACAACAGTAAAAGTTGGTTTACAAAAAACAAGCGCTAAATACTATGTAGATGGAACTAAAGACGTTCGTGAAATTTTAAAACGTTTTATTATTAATTAG
- a CDS encoding nitrate/nitrite transporter translates to MKYKSHILPVLILAQFACTSLWFAGNAIVNELALKTGLGSEIIGYVLSSVQLGFIAGTLVFALMMIADRFSPSKVFAICALLAALCNASLVAEDTSKWHLLVARFGTGFFLAGIYPVGMKIAADYYKDGLGKALGLLVGALVLGTAFPYLISSFKLVSSSNFILITTSLLSLIGGAFILLLVPNGPYRKENKKLEIKAGLSLFKIADFRKASFGYFGHMWELYAFWAFTPFALDTYNSMYQKTLSVPLWTFIIIALGALSCALGGFISEKIGSYKVALYALLLSGLFCIVSPFLFLLPSTFFILAWCLWGMAVTADSPQFSSLIANAAPINLKGTGLTLVNCIGFAVTIISIQLLSFLSLKVDATLIFIFLSFGPILGLYHLLKKKN, encoded by the coding sequence TTGAAATATAAATCGCATATTTTACCTGTACTAATACTAGCACAATTTGCCTGCACATCTTTATGGTTTGCAGGTAATGCAATTGTTAATGAACTTGCCCTAAAGACAGGGCTAGGATCCGAAATAATTGGATATGTTTTATCGTCTGTTCAATTAGGTTTTATAGCTGGCACTCTAGTTTTTGCCCTAATGATGATTGCAGATAGGTTTTCACCTTCTAAAGTATTTGCAATATGCGCGCTTTTAGCAGCTTTATGTAATGCATCCTTAGTAGCAGAAGACACTAGTAAATGGCATTTACTAGTCGCCCGTTTTGGAACAGGTTTTTTTTTAGCAGGAATTTATCCTGTCGGAATGAAAATAGCTGCCGATTACTATAAAGATGGTTTAGGAAAAGCCTTGGGTTTATTAGTCGGAGCTTTAGTTTTAGGTACAGCTTTCCCTTATTTAATTAGTAGCTTTAAACTTGTTAGTAGTTCTAATTTTATTTTAATAACCACATCATTATTATCTTTGATTGGAGGTGCTTTTATTTTATTATTAGTACCAAATGGACCTTATCGTAAAGAAAATAAAAAATTAGAAATAAAAGCAGGCCTTTCTCTTTTTAAGATTGCTGATTTTAGAAAAGCTTCTTTTGGTTATTTTGGTCACATGTGGGAGCTTTATGCTTTTTGGGCTTTTACACCTTTTGCTTTAGATACATATAATTCAATGTATCAAAAAACATTATCTGTTCCTTTATGGACATTTATTATTATTGCATTGGGTGCATTATCTTGTGCGCTGGGAGGTTTTATTTCTGAAAAAATAGGCAGTTACAAAGTTGCTTTATATGCTCTTTTATTATCTGGTTTATTTTGCATTGTATCGCCTTTTCTCTTTCTACTCCCTTCTACTTTTTTTATATTAGCGTGGTGTTTATGGGGTATGGCAGTAACTGCAGATTCTCCTCAATTTTCAAGTTTAATTGCAAATGCTGCTCCTATTAATTTGAAGGGAACTGGTTTAACATTAGTAAACTGTATTGGTTTTGCCGTTACTATTATAAGCATACAGCTTTTGTCTTTTTTATCTTTAAAAGTAGATGCTACTTTAATTTTTATATTTTTATCCTTTGGTCCTATTTTAGGTCTATATCACTTGCTAAAGAAAAAGAATTGA
- a CDS encoding M28 family peptidase, which produces MKKILLLIPVLIFTTFTSAQTDVRIYDIIDAISADRIKQDITTLTEFGTRNTFSDTISETRGIGAARRWIKSEFDNISKNCESCLNVFYQKDFVTKEMSTRVPKDAWVVNVVAIQKGTKYPNRFIIMSGDIDSRASDTMDFTTDAPGANDNATGMAGTIEAARVLSKYKFENSIIYVGLSGEEQGLFGGGGLAKYAKEQDWDVIGILNNDMIGNITGVDGVTSNRDFRIFSEAVSTTETDKERQMRRFYGGEVDGISRQLARYIHKNVKIYMPEMNPMMIYRLDRFGRGGHHRPFNDAGFAGIRIMEAHENYTQQHQNIRTENGINYGDILEHVNFEYAKKLTAVNAINLASIAWAPPAPKEVKIGGIVEPAAKFQWSKVDGAIGYKIYWRDTTSPTWDHSRYVGNVTEFILNGIVIDNYFFGISSVGKDGFESPVVFPNAIIR; this is translated from the coding sequence ATGAAAAAAATCCTCCTTTTAATTCCTGTTTTAATTTTCACCACATTTACTTCTGCTCAAACAGATGTTAGAATTTATGATATTATAGACGCTATTTCTGCTGATAGAATAAAACAAGATATTACTACATTAACTGAATTTGGAACTCGAAATACTTTTAGCGATACTATTTCAGAAACACGTGGTATTGGAGCTGCAAGAAGATGGATAAAATCTGAATTTGATAACATATCTAAAAATTGTGAAAGCTGTTTGAATGTTTTTTATCAGAAGGATTTTGTTACAAAAGAAATGAGTACTAGAGTACCAAAAGATGCTTGGGTCGTAAATGTTGTAGCAATACAAAAAGGAACAAAATATCCGAACAGATTTATTATAATGAGTGGCGATATAGATTCTCGTGCTAGTGACACAATGGACTTTACAACTGATGCACCTGGAGCTAATGACAATGCAACCGGTATGGCTGGCACTATTGAAGCTGCTCGTGTTTTATCAAAATACAAATTTGAAAATAGTATTATATATGTAGGCTTATCAGGTGAAGAACAAGGTCTTTTTGGCGGTGGTGGTCTAGCAAAATATGCTAAAGAGCAAGATTGGGATGTTATCGGTATATTAAATAACGATATGATTGGTAATATTACTGGTGTAGACGGTGTTACTAGCAATCGCGACTTTAGAATTTTCTCTGAAGCTGTATCTACGACTGAAACTGATAAAGAACGACAAATGAGACGCTTTTACGGTGGCGAAGTTGATGGTATTTCTCGTCAATTAGCACGCTACATTCATAAAAACGTAAAAATTTACATGCCTGAAATGAATCCGATGATGATTTATCGTTTAGATCGTTTTGGTAGAGGTGGCCATCACAGACCATTTAATGATGCTGGTTTTGCTGGCATTAGAATTATGGAAGCTCATGAAAACTACACACAACAGCATCAAAACATTAGAACCGAAAACGGAATAAATTACGGTGATATTTTAGAACATGTTAATTTTGAATATGCAAAAAAACTAACTGCTGTAAATGCAATAAATTTAGCTTCTATTGCTTGGGCACCACCTGCACCAAAAGAGGTGAAAATTGGTGGTATTGTAGAGCCAGCCGCTAAATTTCAATGGAGCAAAGTTGATGGCGCTATAGGTTATAAAATTTATTGGCGTGATACTACCTCTCCAACTTGGGATCATAGTAGGTATGTAGGTAATGTAACTGAGTTTATTTTAAATGGTATTGTTATAGATAATTACTTTTTCGGAATTTCATCTGTAGGGAAAGATGGATTTGAAAGCCCTGTTGTTTTCCCAAATGCAATCATAAGATAA
- a CDS encoding M1 family metallopeptidase → MKILLTSLFLALSCTTLFSQGLMSDKDKFTQQDTLRGTITPERAWWDLNFYHLDIEVKPDEKFITGSNTIRYKVLEENQVLQVDLQPPLKIEKVTQDGEQLEVNSNTNAHYITLKKPQIKDEFNEIIVHYSGKPKEAIRAPWDGGFSWKKDKNGKDFIATSCQGLGASVWWPNKDHMYDEVDSMAISVKVPKGLMNISNGRLKSIDEGESTTTYNWFVANPINNYGVNVNIGDYVHFGEKYDGEKGVLDMDYYVLKDNLETAKTHFKDAARLMEAFEHWFGPYPFYEDSYKLVEVPYLGMEHQSSVTYGNKYMKGYLGRDLSGTGWGLKFDYILIHESGHEWFANNITYKDIADMWIHESFTTYSENLFVDYFYGKEASSEYVIGTRKSIINDKPIIGNYNVNNEGSRDMYFKGANIIHTIRQLVNDDEKWRQILRGLNEQFYHKTVTTNEIENYVSKESGIDLKPFFNQYLRSIKIPILEYRTEGKTLIYRYTNIVDGFNMPVRLFLNENPVWISPTAEWKKEKIKGLNSNIIIDKNFYIDTKKTE, encoded by the coding sequence ATGAAAATACTATTAACCTCTCTATTCCTTGCTTTATCATGCACAACTTTATTCTCTCAAGGATTAATGTCTGATAAAGATAAATTTACTCAACAAGATACATTAAGAGGTACAATAACGCCTGAACGCGCCTGGTGGGATTTGAATTTTTATCACTTAGATATTGAAGTAAAACCTGACGAAAAATTTATTACAGGTAGTAACACTATTAGGTATAAAGTACTGGAGGAAAATCAAGTATTGCAAGTAGATTTGCAGCCACCTCTAAAAATAGAAAAAGTAACACAAGATGGTGAGCAACTAGAAGTTAATTCTAATACCAATGCTCATTATATCACCTTAAAAAAACCTCAAATAAAAGATGAATTTAACGAAATTATAGTCCATTATTCTGGCAAGCCTAAAGAAGCTATTCGCGCACCTTGGGATGGTGGCTTTTCTTGGAAAAAGGATAAAAATGGGAAAGATTTTATTGCGACATCATGTCAAGGTTTGGGTGCTAGTGTTTGGTGGCCAAATAAAGACCATATGTATGATGAGGTTGATAGTATGGCAATAAGTGTAAAAGTACCTAAAGGATTAATGAACATTTCAAACGGCAGACTCAAATCTATTGATGAGGGAGAAAGTACAACTACATATAATTGGTTTGTTGCTAACCCTATCAACAACTATGGTGTTAATGTAAATATTGGAGATTACGTACATTTTGGAGAAAAGTACGACGGAGAAAAAGGAGTTTTAGATATGGATTATTATGTATTAAAAGACAACCTTGAAACTGCTAAAACCCACTTTAAAGATGCTGCTAGATTAATGGAAGCTTTTGAGCATTGGTTTGGTCCCTACCCTTTTTATGAAGATAGTTATAAACTAGTTGAAGTTCCGTATTTAGGAATGGAACACCAGAGTTCTGTTACATACGGTAACAAATACATGAAAGGTTATTTAGGAAGAGATTTATCTGGTACTGGCTGGGGCTTAAAATTTGATTACATATTAATACATGAATCTGGACACGAGTGGTTTGCTAATAACATCACATATAAAGACATTGCTGATATGTGGATACATGAAAGCTTTACTACATATTCTGAAAATTTGTTTGTAGATTATTTCTATGGTAAAGAAGCCTCTTCAGAATACGTTATCGGAACTCGTAAAAGTATTATAAATGATAAACCTATTATAGGTAATTATAATGTAAATAACGAAGGTAGTAGAGACATGTATTTTAAAGGTGCTAATATCATACACACCATCCGTCAATTAGTCAATGATGATGAAAAATGGAGACAGATACTAAGAGGCTTAAATGAACAATTTTATCATAAAACAGTTACAACAAATGAAATTGAAAACTATGTTAGTAAAGAGTCTGGAATTGATTTAAAACCTTTTTTCAATCAATATTTACGTAGTATAAAAATACCCATTTTAGAATATAGAACAGAAGGTAAAACACTTATTTACCGTTACACAAATATTGTAGATGGTTTTAATATGCCTGTTCGATTATTTTTAAATGAAAACCCTGTTTGGATATCACCTACCGCTGAATGGAAAAAAGAAAAAATAAAAGGCTTAAACTCTAATATTATAATAGATAAGAATTTTTATATAGATACTAAAAAAACAGAGTAA
- a CDS encoding CDP-alcohol phosphatidyltransferase family protein yields MSKLPSKNQFLDLSDYGRPFARFIAQSLKNTSFTPIHVTIGFVISGLIAIACIFHEYYWATAFFLILKSILDAADGELARIKKTPSYTGRYLDSLSDIILNFILLATIWHVTNGKITYTILAFISIQLQGTLYNYYYVILRNKHNGDTTSRVFEDNTPKALPGEKQRTVNILFILYKVCYGIFDKIIYKMDKNAVSSKKLPNWLMTAVSTFGLGFQLLIISIMFVLNLKDFIVPFFIAFSGLIFIFIAIRRYINR; encoded by the coding sequence ATGTCCAAACTACCTTCAAAAAACCAATTTTTAGATCTTTCTGATTATGGAAGACCATTTGCTCGGTTTATAGCACAATCATTAAAAAACACATCATTCACTCCTATTCATGTAACTATTGGCTTTGTCATATCAGGCTTAATAGCCATTGCTTGTATTTTTCATGAGTATTATTGGGCCACTGCTTTCTTTTTAATACTAAAATCTATTTTAGATGCTGCTGATGGAGAATTGGCTAGAATAAAAAAAACACCATCATATACCGGCAGATATTTAGATTCGCTTTCAGATATTATTTTAAACTTTATTTTACTAGCTACTATTTGGCATGTTACTAATGGCAAAATAACTTATACAATTCTCGCTTTTATTAGTATTCAATTACAAGGCACATTATATAATTATTACTATGTGATTTTGAGAAATAAACACAACGGAGATACGACAAGTCGTGTTTTTGAAGATAATACACCTAAGGCTTTACCTGGCGAAAAACAACGTACTGTAAATATATTATTTATACTCTATAAAGTATGTTACGGAATTTTTGATAAAATTATTTATAAAATGGATAAGAATGCTGTTTCTAGTAAAAAGCTTCCTAACTGGCTAATGACAGCTGTTTCAACATTTGGACTTGGTTTTCAGTTACTGATTATATCAATAATGTTTGTGTTGAATTTAAAAGATTTTATAGTTCCTTTTTTTATTGCTTTTTCTGGTTTAATTTTTATTTTTATTGCTATCCGAAGGTATATAAATCGATAA